The following coding sequences lie in one Musa acuminata AAA Group cultivar baxijiao chromosome BXJ1-8, Cavendish_Baxijiao_AAA, whole genome shotgun sequence genomic window:
- the LOC135583404 gene encoding G2/mitotic-specific cyclin-2-like isoform X2 has translation MDRVDENGRGMTRPASFRDTGNRRALRDIRNVVGAPPYACPIGKRGFPDKGSLDDKKLTLVARRPATRKFVATLASKSQPYQQGTNGQHREVGSQSQYNPPVPLVSKSSCLDSCTTIDVDYNSSNDIALPMVEEMDNSDIKEVAMDDLVIETLPSIDICDSNNPLAVVEYVEDIYSFYRQTEVTSCVSPDYMSQQFDINEKMRAILIDWLIEVHYKFELMEETLFLTVNIIDRFLARQTVARKKLQLAGVTAMLLACKYEEVSVPVVEDLILISDRAYTREEVLEMEKLIVNTLQFNMSVPTPYVFMRRFLKAAEADRKLELLSFFIIELCLVEYKMLKFRPSLLAAAAIYTAQCSLRGLKYWTKTSELHSNYSEDQLLECSRLMVDFHHKAGLGKLTGVHRKYTTLKYGCTAKSEPALFLLNTIL, from the exons ATGGATCGAGTCGACGAGAACGGTCGAGGCATGACGAGGCCAGCGAGTTTCCGAG ATACGGGCAATCGAAGAGCTTTAAGAGATATAAGGAATGTGGTGGGAGCGCCACCATATGCTTGTCCGATCGGAAAGAGGGGATTCCCGGA CAAGGGTAGTTTAGACGATAAGAAACTAACACTTGTAGCTCGACGGCCCGCGACAAG GAAATTTGTGGCTACATTGGCAAGCAAATCACAACCTTATCAGCAG GGAACTAATGGACAGCATCGAGAAGTTGGGAGTCAGAGCCAGTACAATCCTCCCGTGCCATTGGTGTCAAAATCGAGTTGTTTGGATAGTTGTACTACAATAGACGTGGATTATAATTCTAGTAATGACATTGCGTTGCCCATGGTGGAAGAGATG GATAATTCTGACATCAAGGAGGTTGCAATGGACGATCTTGTCATTGAGACACTTCCAAGTATAGATATCTGCGATTCAAATAATCCACTTGCGGTCGTCGAATACGTTGAAGATATATACAGTTTCTATAGACAAACCGAG GTTACGAGTTGTGTGAGCCCTGATTACATGTCCCAGCAGTTTGACATTAATGAAAAGATGCGAGCTATCCTCATCGACTGGCTGATAGAG GTGcattacaaatttgaattgaTGGAGGAGACACTTTTTCTAACTGTGAACATCATAGATAGGTTCCTGGCAAGGCAGACAGTGGCAAGGAAGAAGCTTCAGCTGGCTGGTGTTACAGCCATGCTTCTTGCTTGCAAGTATGAGGAAGTCTCGGTTCCAGTGGTGGAAGATCTAATTCTCATCTCGGACCGGGCTTACACAAGGGAAGAAGTCCTTGAAATG GAAAAGCTGATCGTCAACACACTTCAATTCAACATGTCTGTGCCTACTCCTTATGTTTTCATGAGAAGATTTCTCAAGGCCGCCGAGGCTGACAGAAAG CTCGAGCTACTTTCGTTTTTCATCATAGAGCTTTGTCTGGTCGAGTACAAGATGCTCAAGTTCCGCCCCTCTTTGCTGGCCGCTGCTGCAATCTACACTGCACAGTGTTCTCTGAGAGGTCTCAAGTACTGGACGAAAACTAGTGAGCTGCACAGTAACTATTCAGAGGACCAGCTCCT AGAGTGTTCGAGGTTGATGGTGGATTTCCACCACAAGGCTGGGCTAGGAAAGCTGACTGGAGTACATAGAAAATACACTACTTTAAAGTATGGATGCACGGCAAAATCAGAACCGGCCCTCTTTTTGTTGAACACTATTCTCTAG
- the LOC135583404 gene encoding G2/mitotic-specific cyclin-2-like isoform X1, with protein MDRVDENGRGMTRPASFRVTDTGNRRALRDIRNVVGAPPYACPIGKRGFPDKGSLDDKKLTLVARRPATRKFVATLASKSQPYQQGTNGQHREVGSQSQYNPPVPLVSKSSCLDSCTTIDVDYNSSNDIALPMVEEMDNSDIKEVAMDDLVIETLPSIDICDSNNPLAVVEYVEDIYSFYRQTEVTSCVSPDYMSQQFDINEKMRAILIDWLIEVHYKFELMEETLFLTVNIIDRFLARQTVARKKLQLAGVTAMLLACKYEEVSVPVVEDLILISDRAYTREEVLEMEKLIVNTLQFNMSVPTPYVFMRRFLKAAEADRKLELLSFFIIELCLVEYKMLKFRPSLLAAAAIYTAQCSLRGLKYWTKTSELHSNYSEDQLLECSRLMVDFHHKAGLGKLTGVHRKYTTLKYGCTAKSEPALFLLNTIL; from the exons ATGGATCGAGTCGACGAGAACGGTCGAGGCATGACGAGGCCAGCGAGTTTCCGAG TCACAGATACGGGCAATCGAAGAGCTTTAAGAGATATAAGGAATGTGGTGGGAGCGCCACCATATGCTTGTCCGATCGGAAAGAGGGGATTCCCGGA CAAGGGTAGTTTAGACGATAAGAAACTAACACTTGTAGCTCGACGGCCCGCGACAAG GAAATTTGTGGCTACATTGGCAAGCAAATCACAACCTTATCAGCAG GGAACTAATGGACAGCATCGAGAAGTTGGGAGTCAGAGCCAGTACAATCCTCCCGTGCCATTGGTGTCAAAATCGAGTTGTTTGGATAGTTGTACTACAATAGACGTGGATTATAATTCTAGTAATGACATTGCGTTGCCCATGGTGGAAGAGATG GATAATTCTGACATCAAGGAGGTTGCAATGGACGATCTTGTCATTGAGACACTTCCAAGTATAGATATCTGCGATTCAAATAATCCACTTGCGGTCGTCGAATACGTTGAAGATATATACAGTTTCTATAGACAAACCGAG GTTACGAGTTGTGTGAGCCCTGATTACATGTCCCAGCAGTTTGACATTAATGAAAAGATGCGAGCTATCCTCATCGACTGGCTGATAGAG GTGcattacaaatttgaattgaTGGAGGAGACACTTTTTCTAACTGTGAACATCATAGATAGGTTCCTGGCAAGGCAGACAGTGGCAAGGAAGAAGCTTCAGCTGGCTGGTGTTACAGCCATGCTTCTTGCTTGCAAGTATGAGGAAGTCTCGGTTCCAGTGGTGGAAGATCTAATTCTCATCTCGGACCGGGCTTACACAAGGGAAGAAGTCCTTGAAATG GAAAAGCTGATCGTCAACACACTTCAATTCAACATGTCTGTGCCTACTCCTTATGTTTTCATGAGAAGATTTCTCAAGGCCGCCGAGGCTGACAGAAAG CTCGAGCTACTTTCGTTTTTCATCATAGAGCTTTGTCTGGTCGAGTACAAGATGCTCAAGTTCCGCCCCTCTTTGCTGGCCGCTGCTGCAATCTACACTGCACAGTGTTCTCTGAGAGGTCTCAAGTACTGGACGAAAACTAGTGAGCTGCACAGTAACTATTCAGAGGACCAGCTCCT AGAGTGTTCGAGGTTGATGGTGGATTTCCACCACAAGGCTGGGCTAGGAAAGCTGACTGGAGTACATAGAAAATACACTACTTTAAAGTATGGATGCACGGCAAAATCAGAACCGGCCCTCTTTTTGTTGAACACTATTCTCTAG